In the genome of Jaculus jaculus isolate mJacJac1 chromosome 11, mJacJac1.mat.Y.cur, whole genome shotgun sequence, the window CAATCTATGTCATTCGTCCTCTACTGTTCCCTAGTGAAAATATAGCATCTATATATCTTCTAAACACCCCGGTGCAGGATGGGGAGCAGATAGCAGCATTTTAATGAAACAAGAAGGTGTTGGGGGCTTGAAATAGAATACTTTATTCTGAAACCAGGTTAAGCACTTGGCTTTGTGCTCTGGGCCCAAGCAGCAACCTCTTACAGTTGCTGAGAATTAGCACCAAATTTAAACACCTTCCATCAAAACTGATATAATTGTGAGGAGCTATGAAAAACAATCTCGTCAAGTGAGGTCCCCCGCATCACCAAAGTACACTTGTACTCTGCAAATAGCAAGAAAACATCTTTCCGCTGCAATGCTGAAAAGTTTACTTACTTCAGATCGTCCTCCGGAGGCGGGAAGCCACAACTAGTATGTGTGCAGAGCAACCCAAAAGCAAGTGTTACCTGTGTTAGTAACACcaagagcagcagtcccaggacttGTTAAACTAAACCCACAGTTCTTTAAAGGCATGGAATGGTTCACGTTTGATGTTCGTAAAGCTCTGGAAAAATTCACAGAAGccaataaaatatgttatttgaacaaattttctttaaaaataaataacataaacaagCAACATATATTTtgacatacacacaaaatttgtatttcttgttttttccatcACTAAATGTATCCGTTCTGGGTCTTCATTACTATGCTAATAGTAATAGTAAATAGTCTTTGAAACACGTATCTTTTACTCAAATCGCAAGTAATAGAACATTTAAAGAACAGATTGAAAggggttttctttgttgttgttttttcttcctaATGCAAacgtttggggggaaaaaaaaaactccaattaAATTCAGTGTTGACTACTTAGGGAAATAAGTGCCACAACCCAGAAATCCTTCCGAGGTGACTTCCAAGTCCTTTCCTGACGTTGGTcctaagtttttttgtttgtttgtttgttttttaggtaggatctcgctctagcccagtaattcagtatgtagtctcaggatgacttcaaactcatgtcaatcctctgacccctgcctcccgagtgttgggactaaaggcatgtggcaccacgtcTGGCTTGGTCCTAATATTTTTAACCTTTCATTTAATTCCTCAATAGAAATCTAATCAAatcaaagaaagataaggaaaataagtatagatttttttaaattgcctgAATTTAATGGTCAGTAAAGAACAGCCATAGAGAGGAAGTAGCGAAACTTTAGGAGGAAAATAGGACACACTGTTGGCTTTAGGTTCCTTAGAACCCAAAAGCTCGGTGTCCTTTACGAAACTATATGCTGGATTTTCGTCGCAGATTTGCGCTGCGCTTCTCGTCCGCGCTCCGAGCTAGACTCGGTGGGCAGATGCGCAAAAGTAAGAAATCGGGTGTGGAGTAGGTGTGCCTCCCTGTTGCTGCAGGGTGCTTCCAAGACTAGGTTTAGGAGGGAAGGGGTTAAGTCAGACCCTGTCTGTAGCGGTACAACTTGCACAGTTTAGCCTCTTAAAgtcaacgcccccccccccccagccggCCAATGGACTGCTGTGAGCGCCGCGGCCTGCCGTGAAGGGGCGTGGCCTGAGGCTCTCCGAGGCCGGGGGGAGTGACACTCTGGTGGGAGGGGGCTCTGTGGAACGCTGGGGAAGGAGAGAGTAGAAAAGATAAAGCCAGGCCAGAGGGTAAAAGGTGGCCTGCTCCTCTCGGAATCTAGAGGCCGCCCCGGGTCGCCGCCCTCGCGGGGAGGTGGGCTCCGGAAGAGCCAGCCCAGCGAGGCCTAGAGAACACCCACCCGGAGCGAAGTCCTGCAAGTGGGGAAGAAAAAGTGACTTGGGCCGTGCGCCTTGGCGGCACTGGGGAGAGGATTGCAGACCTGAAGGGCTCTGGCCAATTCTAGCCAACTTCCTCCAAGGTGGCAGATCCCGGCCTGCCCTTAAGGGCGATAGGCAATGAGATAGTCCCGCTGAACTGCCAAAGGAAGGCGTCTGCCGCTGGATTCAGGGGGAGGGGGTCTCCAGACGGGTGGGCCTcagaggtgggggaagagggTGGGCACAGACACTGGGTCGGAGGAGGGCGGCGGCTGCGGAGCGGCGCCAGAGTGGACTGCACgggcctggcacacccagctCGCTAGTGCTGAGGTCGCCCTCGCTCTCGGTCGGGCTTGAAGCTGCCTGGTGACCGAACTGCCTGCGGGGCCAGTTGGCCTCTCGCTTCGGCTCGCCACGCAAATGGCTGTGCGCGGCGCCGGCACTTTGACACCCTTCTCCATCCAGGCGATCCTCAACAAGAAAGAGGAGCGCAGCGGGCTGACTGCGCCCGAGGGGCGCGCGGCACCTGGAGGTACCAAGGTGGCGGTGGCCGCGGCGCCCGCGGTCTGCTGCTGGCGGCTCTTTGGGGAGACGGACTCCAGTGCGCTGGGGGGCGCCGAGGACTCTCTGCTGGCGTCTCCCGCCAAAGCCAGAACAGCTGTGGGGCAAACAGCGGAGAGCACTGGAGGCTGGGACTCCGACTCGGCCCAGAGCGAGGAGAACGAGGGCCGGAGGCGCTGCCCGGACGCGACCAGAGCCAGTGGGGCCGACCGCGCGGGTGTGATCCTGGGCCTGGACCGGCGGGTCTGCGAGCTGCACACGGATAAGGACCTGGAGGAGGAAGCCGCGGTCCGGAGCGACAGCGAGATGTCAGCCAGTGTTTCAGGTCAGCTCCCGCTTCCAAGTGAAGGGGACTGGGCTGAGTGGGATATGCAAAGAATTTAGTTAACCACTCCGAGGGAGAAGGAGCTGTTGTGAGCACCCTGCGCCTGGGGCTTAGGTTCGGACCAAGTTCTGTACGATGGCGCGAGTTGCGTCAATCCTTGGGCAACTGCTTGGGTCCTCCAGTAGGAAACTGAGCGCCTGAACCTGCGCTCCAAGGAATTTGAGTTAATCTCCAAGGCCTTGGCTTTATTGGTTTTCGAACGTCCAAAATTAGCAAAGGGGGAAGCACTGGGATTGCTATGGCCCAACACATTAATAGCTAGAGGTTCGTCCCCCCGCCCCCAAAGAGTAGTGATGGGTAGCAAAGATCGCCTCCAGCTGGGCCTGCAGAGCCAGGGCTTTGGGGACGGGACAAGTTTAATTTTCTAGACCTCAAGACGGGAAGGGCAGCGTTTGGCTGAGACCTAGGCTCTGGCAGCACTACCTGGAAGTGGAAGGGAAAGGGCCTCGATGTAGGTCCGAGGACCTACATCCTCTCCACTGGGAGAGGAGCCTCTTGGTTCACAAGCTGGGACACATCCTGGTCCACAAGACCCCTAGCCCACTCAAGTTAGGTTCCTCTACTGTAAGCCGTATCACTGGCTCAAAGCAGGCCAGTGGCTGAACCTCGCCACTGGAGTGCTGGGGGATCAGGAAGAGGCCTACGGGGTAGTGTCAAATCAGAGAAATATCAGGGTTCAAGGCCCAGAGCATGAGCATAGACACCACCCTCTCTCCGCCATCTATTCCATGCCCTCCTCTCATTTCTTGCAAGAGGGGAACCAAGTCTATCCAAGGCCCCGCTGATCCCCTATTCCTTATACCTCGTACCTACTAGGGATATTGGGGCCTAATCCTCCCAAAACCTTTGATTCCAAGAcctgtccccttccttcctcttcagtGTAGccaactttgttttttttgggggggtgggggcgaCGGAGCAGAGAAACAAAAATGCAGGCCAGAACTCTGAATGGAGAGCAGGCGTCCAGGAAACGCGGGAAGCTGTTCTTTGCCCCATGTAAGCTGTAAGCACAGTTGCTAAGTGGTCAGTAGCCCCAGAAGGGACAGATTTGAGAAGCAAGTGGGACAACGTTCTGAAACATAATTTTTCAGAATCTCACCTCTTGCTTCAATGGGATGAAAACGTATTTCCACTGCCAATCCATCCCCAGAAACCACTTCACTTCTGGGAGTCTGACcacctcttattttttttgtttctccggGGACCCGCAGGCGACCGCAGCCCAAGAGTCGAGGACGACGGTGTTGGTTCAGAAGGTGCACGCGTGCCGGGGTTCTGCAGCGGAGACGGCTCGGGTAACAGCGGGAGAGCCGCCAGCGTGGATGAGGAGGCAGAGCCCGTGGCTCCCAAGCCACGCAAGAAGCGCTCGCGGGCTGCCTTCTCTCATGCGCAGGTCTTCGAGCTGGAGCGCCGTTTTAATCATCAGCGCTACCTATCCGGGCCTGAGCGCGCGGATCTGGCAGCCTCGCTGAAACTCACCGAGACGCAGGTGAAGATATGGTTTCAAAACCGTCGCTACAAGACCAAACGTCGACAGATGGCCGCCGACCTTCTGGCATCGGCGCCCGCCGCCAAGAAGGTGGCAGTAAAAGTGCTGGTGCGTGATGACCAGAGACAATATCTGCCCGGCGAGGTGCTGAGGCCACCCTCGCTGCTGCCACTGCAGCCTTCCTATTATTACCCTTACTACTGCCTCCCGGGCTGGGCACTGTCCACGTGCGCGGCTGCTGCGGGCACTCAGTGAGCCTCCTGGGGTGGGGCAGTGAGTAATTCCTGCGCCTTGGTTTCCACGATTGCTGACCAGTGTAGAGGTTGTACTCTGTGCAGGGGAGCTGAAccgagaggggaaggagaggatgaACCCCTGTCTAGGCTCTGCTAGCCTGGGCAGCCCCAAGGCTGAACCGAGTCTGCCCCGAGAGGACACCTTATTCTGAACAGATGCGCCCTATGGCTTAGGGGCTCTGCATACGCGTCACCTGTCTGAAAACCTCTGGACGCTATTTATTCCCATAACTATGTTGGATTCCAATTGTGTCTGCCTGGGAATGGTGCTTGCCTAAAATAGAGGGGACTCCTGGAGACCCCAGAATGTCAGGCCTGCGGTAGCTG includes:
- the Nkx3-2 gene encoding homeobox protein Nkx-3.2, translating into MAVRGAGTLTPFSIQAILNKKEERSGLTAPEGRAAPGGTKVAVAAAPAVCCWRLFGETDSSALGGAEDSLLASPAKARTAVGQTAESTGGWDSDSAQSEENEGRRRCPDATRASGADRAGVILGLDRRVCELHTDKDLEEEAAVRSDSEMSASVSGDRSPRVEDDGVGSEGARVPGFCSGDGSGNSGRAASVDEEAEPVAPKPRKKRSRAAFSHAQVFELERRFNHQRYLSGPERADLAASLKLTETQVKIWFQNRRYKTKRRQMAADLLASAPAAKKVAVKVLVRDDQRQYLPGEVLRPPSLLPLQPSYYYPYYCLPGWALSTCAAAAGTQ